A segment of the Pedobacter faecalis genome:
GATTGCACCGCTGGCATTTATGCGCGGCAGGACACTGGACAATTGTTTTGTTATCCTGGATGAGGCGCAGAACGCGACAGACCTGCAGCTGAAAATGTTTCTTACCCGTATGGGACCATCGGCTAAATTTATCGTGACGGGCGATGTAACCCAGGTAGATTTGCCGAAAAAGCAGATGTCGGGTCTCCACAACGGATTGCGGATACTGGCGGATATACCCGGAATTGATATTATCTATCTGACCGGAGAGGATGTGGTGAGGCACAAACTGGTTAAGCGGATTTTGAAAGCTTACGGCGATATACAATAAAGAACATACGGTTATTATAGATGAGAGCAATAAAAGAAACAAATTTCAGTTTTTCAGGGCAAACGGCATTTTATAAAGGTAAGGTACGTGACGTGTACACGATAGATAATCGTTTTATGGTCATGGTAGTTTCCGACCGTATATCCGCGTTTGATGTGGTTCTACCGGAGGCAATTCCTTTTAAGGGTCAGGTACTTAATCAAATCGCGGCCAAGTTCCTGGCTGCCACAAGCGACATCGTTCGGAACTGGGTGATCAGCACGCCAGATGAGATGGTGACGATAGGCCGTATTTGTGAGCCTTTTAAAGTTGAAATGGTGATCAGGGGTTATCTGGCCGGGCATGCCTGGAGAGAGTATCAGGCAGGAAAGCGGAGTATTTGCGGCGTTAGTTTGCCGGAAGGTTTGAAAGAGAATGATAAGCTGCCGGTTCCCATTATAACGCCTACAACCAAGGCGGCGGTTGGTCATGATGAAGATATTTCGAAAGACGATATTCTGGCGAAGGGTATCGTGTCTTTAACGGATTATGCAAAGCTCGAAGAATACACTTATGCGCTTTACCAGAGAGGGGTACAGATCGCTGCGGAGCGCGGTCTTATCCTGGTGGATACGAAATATGAGTTTGGCAAGTCGGGTGAAGATATTTTCCTGATCGACGAGATCCACACCCCAGATTCGTCCAGATATTTTTACCTGGAGGGGTACGAGGAGCGTCAGGAAATGGGCGAACCGCAAAAGCAGTTGTCTAAAGAATTCGTTCGGAAATGGCTTATTGAGAACGGTTTTCAGGGTAAAGAGGGACAGAGCGTTCCTGAGATGACGCCGGATATCATTAATTCCATATCGGACAGGTATATTGAGCTTTATGAGCAAATAACAGGCGACCGTTTTGTGAAAGCAGAATCGGGCGATATTTTAAGCCGTATTGAGCAAAATGTTAATCAATCCTTGCAGGAATTGCTAAACCAATAGTTATGGAGTTCTCTCTTGATAGACATGATAAGTACGTCGTTCTGAAGCTTCACGAGCCTGCGTTAACTAACGACAATACTCCCCGGTTGAAGTCGGAAGTTATAGCGCTGAACAGTCAGGGATACAGCAATATCGTTTTGGATCTATCGGCCGTAAAACATTGCGATGATGCTCAGGATTTGAGTTGCTTGCTTGCTGGCGACCGCCTGTGTAAAAAGCAGAACGGCTTATTCATTGTCACAGGGCTGAACGAAAATCTAAGTAGTATTGTTCAGTTGTCAAACCTGGATGAGTCGCTGACCATTGTTGGCAGGATGGAAGAGGCGGAAGACCTCATCTTCATGAATGAGATTGAACGGGAGTTGCTGGGGGGTAGAGATACTGATGATGAAGTTTGAAGTGACCATTCTGGGAAGCAGCTCTGCAACACCAATTTACAACAGAAATCCGACGGCGCAACTGCTGAACTGTAATGAGAAATTTTATCTGATAGATTGTGGAGAAGGTACACAGCAACAACTTATCAGGTACGGTTTTAAGGCGAGTAAGATAGACTATATTTTTATTAGTCATCTGCACGGTGATCATTATTTTGGTTTGATTGGCCTCCTGTCCAGTCTGCACCTGAATGGCAGAATAAAACCCTTGCATTTGTTTGGTCCGCCGGCACTCCTGGAGATTTTACAGTTGCAATTCTTACACTCAGAGACTGTTTTGCGTTATCAGATAGATTTTCATGCCACGAACACTGAGACGGCTGAGTTGATATTTGAAAATTCAGACCTGAGTGTCGAGACCTTTGTACTGAATCATCGCATTCCATGTACAGGGTTCAGATTTAATCAGAAGAAGCGGCTTAGGCGCCTGCTGGTAGACCGTTTGGAGGCCGAGGGCGTTGCTGTCGAATACTACCCATTGCTAAAGCGGGGGCTTGACCTTACTTTGCCAAATGGGAAAGTCTTTTTAAACAGCGATTATACCGCCGATCCTGACCGGCCTAAAAGTTATTGCTATTGTTCGGATACCCTTATGGATGAATCTTATTTCGCCAATATCAAGGACTGCGATACGTTGTATCATGAGGCTACTTTTCTGCACGAGATGCTAAGCAGGGCAAACGAAACTCATCACACCACTGCTTTGCAGGCGGCCCAGATTGCGGAGCTCACAGGAGCCCGGAAGTTGCTTATCGGGCACTTTTCCTCCAGATACAAGGTGCTTCAGCCTTTGTTGGATGAGGCCAGGTCAGTATTCGAACAAACTGAACTGGCTATTGAAGGTAATACCTTTTCTATCTAAGCCGCGCTAATCTTTGTTGCCGCCACCGAAAACAGAGAAATGAACATACCGCTTAGGGTTCTGCTTCAAATCGATCATGAGGGCGTCGAGATTTTTAGAAGCATTATTCAGGTTTTCATACATCTGCTTGTCATTGATCAGCAAACCTAAGGAGCCCTCTCCGCTATTTATCTTGCCTACGATCAACTGAAGATCAGTCATAGCTTTATTCGCATTGTCAATCGTTTGTTTGAAGTTTGACGCTGCAACCTGATCGGTAACACTGCTGATGTTATTCAGGATCCCTGAAATTTTCTGATTGTTTTGTCTGAGGTTGGCAGAAATTGCTTCAACATTGGCTAATATGGCCGATATGCGCGAACCTTCAGAGCCAACGAGATTGTCTACCTTTTTTGAAGTGGCCTCAAGTGAAGAAAGGGTTGCTGCTATACTTGTGAAGCTTCGGTCGACATTCCTTTGAAAATTTGGGTTCAGTATAGCATTTACGCTGGTCAGGATGGAGTCCATTTTTCCGATGATTACCTCGGCCTTCTTTTGCACTGGCTGTACCGCTTCCATTAGCCCTTTCTCTACATTGGCATTCAGCGTATCCCCGTCAACTGCAAAATTACTTCCCGGTCCAAGCTCCATTACTATAGCTTTACTGCCTAAAAGATCTGTGCTTTCCAAACGTGCAATGCTGGTACGGGGAATCTCGTATTTGCCTTTAATCTTCAGTGTAGCAAGTATAGAGCCATCGGGTTGCAGTTGCAACTCGTCGACCCGACCAATCTGGAAACCGTTGACAAGTACGGGCTTAGATACGGCGAGTCCTTCTACACGGGAATATCTGGCATACAAAACTGTCTCGCTGCTAAAGATGGAGTTACCTTTCAAAAAGTTATAACCTATGATTAAAACGGCAATGGAAAAGGCCGCAAGTATACCAACTTTTGTTTCGTTTTTTATCTTCATTTAGTGTTAATTTATATGGTTTGAATGCTCAGCTCAGGAAGCGTTGTGCTATACCTCGGTTTCCTTTTTATAGGTTTTAATCGCTTTAAAAATTGAGTTCACAATTTCAGCCTGGCCAGCCTCAGAGTTGATATACTTTTCTTCCTCGGGGTGAGATATGAATCCTATCTCAGTAAGTACTGCGGGCAGTCCGCAGCGCTGTAGGATCAACAGCCCCTGTTCCTTTACTCCTCTATCAACTCTTTTATCGTCATTCCGGTAATTATCCTGAATAAGACGGGCAAGCTTTAAGCTTTTGTCTCTAAACAAGTTCTTAAACAAAGATAAGATAATAAATGTTTCGGGATCTTTGGGATCGTAGCCGTTGTAGTTTTCCTTGTAGTTTTTTTCGAGCTTAATGTCCTCATTTTCACGAATAGCGGCGTCCTGTTCGTTTAAACGGTGTGAACCGGCTACAAACGTTTCAGTTCCTCTTGTTGTGGTGTTCTTAACATAACCGTATACCGGTGTTTTTTTTCCGCTTTTCAACCGCTTGTATCCGGTGATCACCCGCCTGTTTGGCATGGAATTACAGTGGATGGAAATGAAAAGGTCGGCATGGTTGTCATTTGCCAGAGCAGCCCGTTTGTAGAAGTCTACATCTACATCCGTTTTACGGGTGTAAAGCACTTTTACGTCCGGGAGTTCCTCTTCAATTTTCCGGCCCAACTTAAGCGCCACCTCCAGGGCGACGTCTTTTTCCACAGAAAAACTGCCCCGGGCACCGGGTTTGTTGCCGCCATGTCCGGCATCAATAACAATGGTTTTTACTTTATATGATTGTGAGAAAGCGCTTTGAAATGAGTAAAATACTAAAAGTAACGGCAAAAATTGTACGGCTTTTTTCAATCTCATAATGTTCTGTAATTATCCTTCCAGGTTTTTCCTATAATTAATGATTGCGTTAAGTAAATTATTTGTTATTTCAATTTGTCCGGCCTCGGAGTTCATATAATCTTCTTCCTCCGGATTACTGATGAAGCCAATTTCGGTAAGTACCGCAGGCATTCCGGCACGGGCAAGCACTGCCAGGCTCTTTTCCTGTACGCCGCGGTTAACCCGCCCTACGCTAACATATTCATTCTGGATTAGCTTTGCTAACCTTAAGCTCTGAGTACGAAAAGTATTCTTTAACAGGGACAATATGATTGCGCTTTCAGGATTGTCGGGGTCAAAACCCTCATAATTTTCTTTATAATTCTCCTCAAGGAATATAGCAGCATTTTCGCGTTTAATCACCTCATCTTGTTCGTCCAGTCGGCCCATACCCGATACGAAGGTTTCCACGCCACGGGTGGAAGTGCTTTTTTTGTAGACTGCACGCGTAATCGGAACGCGTTTTCCCTTACTGTTCTTTTTATAGCCTGTCACCTGAGTTGTCCTAATCAGCGGCATGTCGTTACAATGTATTGAAATAAACAGGTCTGCGTGCGCCTTATTCGCCATGCCAATACGCTCATACAGGGGAACGAATGTGTCGTCGGTACGGGTATATATAACCTTCACATCTTTCAGGGTTTCCTGAATTGCTGCACCCAAACGGAGCGCCGTCTTCAACGCCACATCTTTCTCAGTGGAATAAACTCCGCGGGTAGCCCCATCTTTGCCGCCGTGACCAGCGTCAAGTACGATAGTTTTGATTTTGTATTCCTGTGTAAAAGCTTGATTACCAGTTAATGTAAGTCCAAAAATGCAAATAAATATGACCAAAAGTTTATTTGGTCTAAGCAATGGCATATTTTTCATTAATTTTGAACGTTTTGGATTAAACATTAATGCAAAAATAACTATTCACCACGAATTTGAAACTTTTACGGTACATCATTTTTCTTAGTTTAACAGTTTCATTAGCTTCGGTTAGTAAACGCTCTTACGCTGTTTCTGAATCCTTTTGGCAACAGGACACGACCAAAATTGATACCATAAAGCGAGCTAATCCCCAGGTTAATAACGTACAAACAGGGGCTGCCGATACAACCGCCAGTCAGAAAGTTGAACACCGGGCTGAAGATTCGACCCGGGTGGACCCGGTGAATGATATTGTGCATCTTTACGGGAAAGCACGTTTGACCTATCAGGGCTTTGAACTTGACGCAGATTATATCCAATACAACCGTCGCACGAACCAGCTTTTTGCGCGTGGCTCCTGGACGCCGGGCGGTAAGTATGTAGGGCGCCCAATTCTGAAAATGGAAGGTCAAAGTACCTCAATGGCCGACTCGCTAAGATATAATACCGAGACTATGGAGGCCCAGATATGGGGCGTTTTCACGGAGCAGGAGGGTGGGTTTTTTACGGGAGGCCGTGCAAAGAAGCAGCCAGACGATGAAATTCATAGTCAGGGGCAAACCTATAGTACATGCAACCTGCCCCACCCGCATTTTGGTATACATATCACGAAAGGTATCGTTACAGAAAATCAGATCATTACCGGTCCGGTGTATTTGAAAATTGAGGACGTGCCATTGCCCATTGGTCTACCTTTTGCCTTTTTTCCAAAGCCGAACAAGCGGTCTTCTGGTGTGATACTTCCTTCACCCGGCGAAGATTTCACCCGTGGGTTCTTTTTACGGGATGGGGGTTATTATCTTGGATTAAGCGATTACTGGGATGCGCGTATAACAGGTACTATCTACACCCGGGGTTCATACGACCTTAACGTTGCGACCAACTACATCAAACGTTACAAGTATACCGGTAATATCAATTTCAGTTATGCAAACTCCCGATACGGATTGGAAGGTACTCCTGAGTATGATCCCAGAAAAGACTTCAATCTTCAATGGAGTCATAATCAGAATCCGAATGCGCGCCCGGGTACTACATTTTCAGCCTCAGTAAACGCCGGAACGAGCAGCTATAACCGGAATACCGCAGGGGGAACCAGTTACGATTTTGATCGGATAGCGCAGAATACATTGCGTTCAAGTATTTCATATGGCCGGGTTTTCGACAGCGGTATAAACCTTAGTTTAGCGGCCGATGCCGCCCAGGAAACACAAAACCAGACTGTAAGCCTCCGTTTGCCCGATATGAGCCTGTCGGTACCTACTTTCAGCCCCTTCGACTCTCCAGATCGTGTTGGAGAGCAAAAATGGTATCAGAAGATTACCGTTGGTTATAACATGCAAGCCAGCAACAGCATTACCACGATAGAAAGCGAATTGTTTAAGCGGTCATCATTGAACAAATTTCAAAATGGCGTTAACCATCAGATCCCAATCAATATGGCGTTTACGATAGCTGACTACTTCAACTTTAACACCGGAGTGAATTATACGGAGAGATGGGCATTTCAGACAATTAATAAGACCTATACCCGGGTGGTAAACGGATCGGACGTGCAACGTATAGATACCCTTCCTGGATTTAAACGCAATGGGGAATATAACCTCAACATGGGGCTTTCTACAAAAGTTTATAGCACCGCCCAATTTACCAAGTTCGGAAATTTTAAGGCCTTAAGACATGTAATGACGCCCCGCGTGAGTTTCGGCTACACACCTGATTTCTCCGATCCTAGCAGAGGGTATTATAAGATCGCGCAATATGAGGACGGCTCCCAGGTACGCGACTCACGTGGCGAGCCAGTCAAATATAGCATCTTCGAAGGCACCTTGTACGGTGGCCCAGGATTAGGCCGAAACGCATCAATATCCTTCGGGCTAGATAACACAGTTGAAGCAAAGGTTCTTACGCCTAAAGATACCACAGGCAAAGGCGAGAAAAAGATTCCAATTATCCAGGGTCTGGGTATCAGTGGATCTTATAACTTTTTAGCGGAGAATTTTAAACTGTCAAGACTTAACTTCAGCGGCAGATCGCAGTTTACGGAGAAGCTAGGCATCAATTATAATGGTACGTTGAACCCTTACCAGGTCGAAATTCAGACTGTTAATGGTGTGCAAACACCTGTTTTGGTAGATCGATATACCTGGCAGGCGGGTCGCTTGCCTCGTCTCACGAACTTTGGTTTTTCTTTCGACTACAGTCTAAATCCCGAAGCGTTGAAACGACGAAACGAGAATATTGATGAAGTCAACGAGATTGCCCAACAACGAGGGATCACTGAAGAACAGGCAGAAGCACTTGCCAGGGTAAGCCGAGATCCGAATGCGTTTGTAGACTTTAATATTCCGTGGAACTTTGCATTCAGCTACAGTTTCCAATATGCCACAGATGAAGTAGGGCGGAACGGCTCAATCACCAATACGTTGAATTTCAACGGCGATGCTAATATCACGCCGAAATGGAAAGTACAATTCAATTCGGGATGGGATTTTAAAGCCAATACTTTTTCACAAACCTCTTTTTCTATTTACCGCGATCTACATTGCTGGGACATGAGCTTTAGCTGGGTTCCATTTGGTCAGTACCAATCTTATTCAGTCGATATAAAGGTAAAGGCTTCTGTGTTGCAGGATCTAAAACTGAGTAAGCGGAAAAATTATTACACCCGTTTCTAGTATGACAGCTGAAATAATAACGATCGGTGATGAGATTCTTATCGGCCAGATTGTAGACACCAATTCTGCCTGGATGGCACAAAAGCTCAATCTTGCGGGCATCGCGGTAAAGCAAATTACATCAGTGTCGGATCAGGCCGATCATATTATCGATGCTTTGTCTGAAGCTGAAAAGCGCGCAGGCATAATATTGATTACTGGTGGGTTGGGCCCCACAAAAGATGATATAACGAAAATCACCCTTGCCAGGTATTTTAACATGGGAATGCGTAGGGATGAGCAGACGCTACAACATGTCAGGACCTTCTTTGAGCGGTTAAAGCGACCTATGCTCGATTCGAATATGGGCCAGGCCGATGTGCCGGAGGGGTGTACTGTGATTCAGAATAAGCAGGGCACAGCCCCGTGCATGTGGTTTGAGAACAATGGGCGTATTATTGTTTCCATGGCTGGCGTACCGTTTGAAATGATGTATTTAATGGAGGAGGAGATCATTCCAAGGCTGGTCAGTTTGTTCAAGCTGCCCCATATTGTACATAAAACGATTCTGACTTATGGGATAGGCGAGTCCTTTCTGGCCGAGGCAATAGCTGATATAGAAAACGATCTGCCAGAACATATCAAGCTTGCATACCTGCCGCGGCTCGGTCAGGTGCGCCTCCGCTTAAGCGGAAGCGGATATGAAGGTGTGCTTCTTGACCGTCAGATCATGGAGTTCACACAGCGCATCGCGGAGCGGGTGAAGAAGCATGTAGCTGCCTTAGAAGATATTGCACTTGAGAAAGCCATGCTGAATACGATGGAGAAGCGGGGACTGACACTTTCAACTGCTGAGAGCTGTACCGGCGGGTATATCGGTCATCTGATTACGCAGCATCCAGGAAGTTCGGCTGTATATAAGGGTGGTGGAGTTGTTTACTCCAATGAATTGAAAATAAAGATACTCGGTGTAAGTGAGCAAACCCTGGAAAGATACGGGGCGGTTAGCGAAGAGACCGTTACCGAGATGGCTGCCGGAGCGCTCCGCACGTTTAACACGGACTATGCTGTTGCGGTGAGCGGAATTGCAGGGCCTGATGGTGCGAGTCCGGGAAAACCTGTCGGTACCGTTTGGATAGCGGTAGCTAACAAGCAGCAGGTTGTTGCGCGGCTTTTTACTTTTGGAAACAAGCGGACGCAAAATATAGAACGCTCTGCAGTAGCCGCTTTAGGTATGATTTTGAATGAACTTGGCCCTGATTAGGTTTAAGTGTTCAAAATACTTTACTTTTGCCTGCAATACCAATCATGAAATAAAAAATGGCTCAATACGAATTGTTGTTACCAAAAATGGGGGAAAGTGTTGCAGAAGCCACCGTCATTAAATGGGCAAAGCAACCAGGTGACGCGGTAGAAGTGGATGATATAGTTCTCGAGATAGCGACAGATAAGGTAGATTCTGAGGTTCCTTCTCCGGTGTCGGGTAAGCTGGTGAGGCAGTTGTTTAAGGAAGATGAGGTGGCCCAGGTGGGCGATATTTTAGCCATTATTGAGATCGAAGCTGAGGTAACTAGTGCGCCGGTAAAACAGGAAGAAACAGAAGACGATCTGCCAGCTGATCTCCCGCCGCTTAACGATATACCTGGAGTAAAGGCGGTATCTGAAAGGTTTTACTCCCCTTTGGTGAAGAGCATTGCGGCGGAGGAAAACATCAGCAACGAGGAACTTGATCATATACCTGGCAGCGGATCTGAAGGCCGTCTTACTAAGGACGACCTGCTTTCTTACATCCGTCAAAGGCAAGGCAGTCAAGTTCAGCATAACAAAAACATTCAGGAAGACATTCCGGTTTTGAATACAAGCGCCGAGGCTCCGGTAAGAGCACCTGTTTCGACATCGCTCTCCGCTGGAGAAGAGATCATTGAGATGGACCGTATGCGTAAGCTTATTGCTGATCATATGGTAATGAGCAAACAGACATCGCCCCATGTAACCTCTTTTGTTGAGGCGGATGTCACCAATATGGTTTTGTGGAGGGAGAAGGTTAAAAAGACGTTTGAGCAGCGTGAAAAGGAGAAAATAACTTTTACACCGTTATTTATCGAGGCAGTGACTAAGGCCATCAAGGATTACCCGATGATAAATGTGACCGTTAACGGATCACAGATCGTTAGAAAAAGAGACATCAATATCGGAATGGCGGCAGCCTTGCCTTCAGGAAACCTGATCGTACCGGTGATAAAAAACGCGGATCAGTTCAATCTTGTCGGGCTTACCAAGTCTGTGAACGATCTTGCGCTCAGGGCCAGGGCTTCAAAGCTGAAGCCGGATGAAACGCAAAACGGAACTTTTACGCTTACAAATATAGGATCCTTTGGGAATGTCATGGGCACACCGATCATTAACCAGCCTCAGGTAGCTATATTGGCTGTTGGAGCCATTAAGAAAAAACCAGCAGTGCTGGAAACTGAGTTTGGGGATGTCATAGCCATCCGTCATATGATGTATTTATCACTTTCCTATGATCACCGCGTGGTAGATGGCGCATTAGGCGGCTCATTTGTACGACGGGTGGCGGATTACCTGGAGAACTGGGATATAGAGCGTGAGATATAAGCTTTAGAGATATAAAAAAAGCCCCTTGATCCACAAGGGGCTTTTTTATGGCCTAGTTGTTAATTCGCCAGCACAGCCTCTTCAACAACCGCTTTTATTTGCTCGTCGGTATATGTATACCTTCCTGTATGAGCAATAAAAATGTCCTTTTGCTCCAACAAGTCACGATTTGCGAGCAGGCTCTTTAGATTTACATTTCCGATCACATATTTGTAATCGTCGCGAACGAAACGTTCCACGATGTTCTTAATGCCAAGCTTCTCGATAGTATACTCATGCGTGTAACGCAGGTAAACCTCAATGTCGACGTTGTCTGTGTGTATCAAACCATTGTGCTGATGATATTTCTTATACTCGTAGCGATAGTCGTACCGCAAGGCTGCAATATCCGATAACACTGCTGCGCCGGTTGGGTGACCACCAGCACCTTTTCCAAAGAAAAATTGCTTATCCGCAAAGGCAGCCTGAACGGTCACACCATTATATTCGTTCTCGACGTTAAAGAGAAAATCGTCAGATTTAACAAACTTAGGGAGCACGTAAGTCACGATTTGTTTTGTGCTGATCTTCCTGGCTGTTGGTACCAGCTTTATCCTGAAATTTTTCTCTCTCGCATAACGAATGTCGTTGTCAGACAGGTTTTGAATACCAACGTTCAAGATCTTATCCGGGTTAATAAACAAGCCGTAAGCATGAGCGGTCGCAATGGCCAGCTTAAACTTAGGATCGTATCCGCCGACATCCAATATCGGATTCGTTTCAGCGAACCCGAGGTCCTGAGCTTGCTTTAGTGCTACGCCATATTCCAGTCCGTCATTAAATATTTTGGAAAGGATATAGTTCGACGAACCATTAAATATTCCGCTTATGCCGTGCAGAAGTTCGTTGTCGTAATACTCTTCGAGATTCCTGATTATTGGGATACTACCACATACAGCACCTTCATATAGCAGCGACGTACCGTGGTCTGCCTGAAGCTGGACCAGTTCCGCAAGATGATGCGCAATCATCTTTTTGTTTGCCGATACAACGTTCTTTCCGCTCATAAGTGCTTTTTTTGCAATATTAAAAGCAACGTCGGCAT
Coding sequences within it:
- a CDS encoding phosphoribosylaminoimidazolesuccinocarboxamide synthase, with the protein product MRAIKETNFSFSGQTAFYKGKVRDVYTIDNRFMVMVVSDRISAFDVVLPEAIPFKGQVLNQIAAKFLAATSDIVRNWVISTPDEMVTIGRICEPFKVEMVIRGYLAGHAWREYQAGKRSICGVSLPEGLKENDKLPVPIITPTTKAAVGHDEDISKDDILAKGIVSLTDYAKLEEYTYALYQRGVQIAAERGLILVDTKYEFGKSGEDIFLIDEIHTPDSSRYFYLEGYEERQEMGEPQKQLSKEFVRKWLIENGFQGKEGQSVPEMTPDIINSISDRYIELYEQITGDRFVKAESGDILSRIEQNVNQSLQELLNQ
- a CDS encoding STAS domain-containing protein, giving the protein MEFSLDRHDKYVVLKLHEPALTNDNTPRLKSEVIALNSQGYSNIVLDLSAVKHCDDAQDLSCLLAGDRLCKKQNGLFIVTGLNENLSSIVQLSNLDESLTIVGRMEEAEDLIFMNEIERELLGGRDTDDEV
- a CDS encoding ribonuclease Z, which translates into the protein MKFEVTILGSSSATPIYNRNPTAQLLNCNEKFYLIDCGEGTQQQLIRYGFKASKIDYIFISHLHGDHYFGLIGLLSSLHLNGRIKPLHLFGPPALLEILQLQFLHSETVLRYQIDFHATNTETAELIFENSDLSVETFVLNHRIPCTGFRFNQKKRLRRLLVDRLEAEGVAVEYYPLLKRGLDLTLPNGKVFLNSDYTADPDRPKSYCYCSDTLMDESYFANIKDCDTLYHEATFLHEMLSRANETHHTTALQAAQIAELTGARKLLIGHFSSRYKVLQPLLDEARSVFEQTELAIEGNTFSI
- a CDS encoding MlaD family protein, encoding MKIKNETKVGILAAFSIAVLIIGYNFLKGNSIFSSETVLYARYSRVEGLAVSKPVLVNGFQIGRVDELQLQPDGSILATLKIKGKYEIPRTSIARLESTDLLGSKAIVMELGPGSNFAVDGDTLNANVEKGLMEAVQPVQKKAEVIIGKMDSILTSVNAILNPNFQRNVDRSFTSIAATLSSLEATSKKVDNLVGSEGSRISAILANVEAISANLRQNNQKISGILNNISSVTDQVAASNFKQTIDNANKAMTDLQLIVGKINSGEGSLGLLINDKQMYENLNNASKNLDALMIDLKQNPKRYVHFSVFGGGNKD
- a CDS encoding N-acetylmuramoyl-L-alanine amidase family protein; translation: MRLKKAVQFLPLLLVFYSFQSAFSQSYKVKTIVIDAGHGGNKPGARGSFSVEKDVALEVALKLGRKIEEELPDVKVLYTRKTDVDVDFYKRAALANDNHADLFISIHCNSMPNRRVITGYKRLKSGKKTPVYGYVKNTTTRGTETFVAGSHRLNEQDAAIRENEDIKLEKNYKENYNGYDPKDPETFIILSLFKNLFRDKSLKLARLIQDNYRNDDKRVDRGVKEQGLLILQRCGLPAVLTEIGFISHPEEEKYINSEAGQAEIVNSIFKAIKTYKKETEV
- a CDS encoding N-acetylmuramoyl-L-alanine amidase family protein — encoded protein: MPLLRPNKLLVIFICIFGLTLTGNQAFTQEYKIKTIVLDAGHGGKDGATRGVYSTEKDVALKTALRLGAAIQETLKDVKVIYTRTDDTFVPLYERIGMANKAHADLFISIHCNDMPLIRTTQVTGYKKNSKGKRVPITRAVYKKSTSTRGVETFVSGMGRLDEQDEVIKRENAAIFLEENYKENYEGFDPDNPESAIILSLLKNTFRTQSLRLAKLIQNEYVSVGRVNRGVQEKSLAVLARAGMPAVLTEIGFISNPEEEDYMNSEAGQIEITNNLLNAIINYRKNLEG
- a CDS encoding putative LPS assembly protein LptD is translated as MKLLRYIIFLSLTVSLASVSKRSYAVSESFWQQDTTKIDTIKRANPQVNNVQTGAADTTASQKVEHRAEDSTRVDPVNDIVHLYGKARLTYQGFELDADYIQYNRRTNQLFARGSWTPGGKYVGRPILKMEGQSTSMADSLRYNTETMEAQIWGVFTEQEGGFFTGGRAKKQPDDEIHSQGQTYSTCNLPHPHFGIHITKGIVTENQIITGPVYLKIEDVPLPIGLPFAFFPKPNKRSSGVILPSPGEDFTRGFFLRDGGYYLGLSDYWDARITGTIYTRGSYDLNVATNYIKRYKYTGNINFSYANSRYGLEGTPEYDPRKDFNLQWSHNQNPNARPGTTFSASVNAGTSSYNRNTAGGTSYDFDRIAQNTLRSSISYGRVFDSGINLSLAADAAQETQNQTVSLRLPDMSLSVPTFSPFDSPDRVGEQKWYQKITVGYNMQASNSITTIESELFKRSSLNKFQNGVNHQIPINMAFTIADYFNFNTGVNYTERWAFQTINKTYTRVVNGSDVQRIDTLPGFKRNGEYNLNMGLSTKVYSTAQFTKFGNFKALRHVMTPRVSFGYTPDFSDPSRGYYKIAQYEDGSQVRDSRGEPVKYSIFEGTLYGGPGLGRNASISFGLDNTVEAKVLTPKDTTGKGEKKIPIIQGLGISGSYNFLAENFKLSRLNFSGRSQFTEKLGINYNGTLNPYQVEIQTVNGVQTPVLVDRYTWQAGRLPRLTNFGFSFDYSLNPEALKRRNENIDEVNEIAQQRGITEEQAEALARVSRDPNAFVDFNIPWNFAFSYSFQYATDEVGRNGSITNTLNFNGDANITPKWKVQFNSGWDFKANTFSQTSFSIYRDLHCWDMSFSWVPFGQYQSYSVDIKVKASVLQDLKLSKRKNYYTRF
- a CDS encoding competence/damage-inducible protein A, which produces MTAEIITIGDEILIGQIVDTNSAWMAQKLNLAGIAVKQITSVSDQADHIIDALSEAEKRAGIILITGGLGPTKDDITKITLARYFNMGMRRDEQTLQHVRTFFERLKRPMLDSNMGQADVPEGCTVIQNKQGTAPCMWFENNGRIIVSMAGVPFEMMYLMEEEIIPRLVSLFKLPHIVHKTILTYGIGESFLAEAIADIENDLPEHIKLAYLPRLGQVRLRLSGSGYEGVLLDRQIMEFTQRIAERVKKHVAALEDIALEKAMLNTMEKRGLTLSTAESCTGGYIGHLITQHPGSSAVYKGGGVVYSNELKIKILGVSEQTLERYGAVSEETVTEMAAGALRTFNTDYAVAVSGIAGPDGASPGKPVGTVWIAVANKQQVVARLFTFGNKRTQNIERSAVAALGMILNELGPD
- a CDS encoding dihydrolipoamide acetyltransferase family protein; the protein is MAQYELLLPKMGESVAEATVIKWAKQPGDAVEVDDIVLEIATDKVDSEVPSPVSGKLVRQLFKEDEVAQVGDILAIIEIEAEVTSAPVKQEETEDDLPADLPPLNDIPGVKAVSERFYSPLVKSIAAEENISNEELDHIPGSGSEGRLTKDDLLSYIRQRQGSQVQHNKNIQEDIPVLNTSAEAPVRAPVSTSLSAGEEIIEMDRMRKLIADHMVMSKQTSPHVTSFVEADVTNMVLWREKVKKTFEQREKEKITFTPLFIEAVTKAIKDYPMINVTVNGSQIVRKRDINIGMAAALPSGNLIVPVIKNADQFNLVGLTKSVNDLALRARASKLKPDETQNGTFTLTNIGSFGNVMGTPIINQPQVAILAVGAIKKKPAVLETEFGDVIAIRHMMYLSLSYDHRVVDGALGGSFVRRVADYLENWDIEREI